From the genome of Thermogutta terrifontis, one region includes:
- the corA gene encoding magnesium/cobalt transporter CorA, which translates to MIQGYHSPEPRKSRRSTRYRIRRRTPPGAAPGTIIPEPTSQPPRITLTHVLPESLEEQEIQQPAMIRSWLSRPGWIWCDIDGPGDSQFISEVAQVFNLHPLALEDVVNTHQRAKVEEYNGTLFITMRLPHIAENGIIESEQISIFLGPNFLVSFQPRPGDAFTCIRKRFHNPESPLRQLGPSYLAYSLIDLIIDHYFPVLDFLGEKLESLEEKVTSADARKVLREIHDLRRELLYLRRILWPHRDAVQSLLRDYLTLLPKIVRVHLRDCWDHVVLLLDLTETYRELCADLRDYCLSAISNRMNEVMKWLTLIATIFIPLSFIAGVYGMNFDPDASPWNMPELRWYYGYPFSLLLMLAVATLMIWVFYRRGWIGQDWPISDSVLHRSPATRVENQASRRDMPSPG; encoded by the coding sequence ATGATCCAAGGTTACCATTCCCCGGAGCCCAGAAAATCGCGGAGAAGCACTCGCTACCGCATTCGGCGACGAACACCCCCTGGCGCGGCGCCCGGTACAATCATCCCGGAACCAACATCCCAGCCTCCCAGGATAACACTAACCCACGTCCTTCCCGAAAGCCTTGAAGAACAAGAAATCCAACAACCTGCGATGATTCGGAGCTGGCTGAGTCGGCCTGGCTGGATCTGGTGTGATATCGACGGGCCCGGAGATAGCCAATTTATTTCCGAGGTCGCCCAGGTGTTCAACCTCCATCCGCTGGCTCTGGAAGACGTCGTGAATACCCACCAGAGGGCCAAGGTGGAAGAGTACAACGGAACTTTATTCATCACCATGCGTCTGCCTCACATTGCGGAAAATGGCATCATCGAGAGCGAGCAGATCAGTATATTCCTCGGCCCAAATTTCCTGGTCAGTTTTCAACCTCGACCGGGTGACGCGTTCACCTGCATCCGAAAACGCTTTCACAACCCAGAAAGCCCACTCCGCCAGCTCGGGCCTTCCTACCTGGCATACTCACTGATCGACCTGATCATCGACCACTATTTTCCCGTGCTCGACTTTCTCGGCGAAAAGCTGGAGTCATTGGAGGAAAAAGTAACGAGTGCCGACGCCAGAAAAGTTCTCAGGGAAATTCACGATCTCCGGCGGGAACTTCTTTATCTGCGCCGTATTCTGTGGCCTCATAGAGATGCGGTTCAATCCCTGCTTCGCGACTATCTCACTCTTCTTCCCAAGATAGTGAGAGTTCATCTTCGGGATTGCTGGGATCATGTGGTTTTGCTTCTCGATCTGACAGAAACATACCGGGAACTGTGCGCCGATCTTCGCGACTACTGCCTCTCAGCCATCAGCAACCGCATGAATGAAGTCATGAAATGGCTGACGCTCATCGCCACGATCTTTATTCCCCTGAGCTTTATCGCAGGTGTTTATGGAATGAACTTCGATCCCGACGCTTCTCCCTGGAATATGCCGGAACTGAGGTGGTACTACGGATATCCATTTTCATTGCTCCTTATGCTGGCAGTGGCCACTTTGATGATTTGGGTTTTCTATCGCCGCGGCTGGATCGGTCAGGACTGGCCAATTTCAGATTCGGTTCTTCACCGATCTCCCGCCACACGGGTTGAGAACCAAGCTTCTCGGAGAGACATGCCTTCGCCAGGGTAG
- a CDS encoding 3-keto-disaccharide hydrolase has translation MTKQRGLFISRKMVLVFGSLLAVLLPASGGRSEEAQPAPAAGEKTVVISMEDLSAWREPHGEWAIVGEAMMDPQQPQRLAVKPGQGVLYNGPSGKTVDLFTVIEHGDVIAHIEFMVPKGSNSGVYFQGRYEIQIFDSWGVKNPTYSDCGGIYQRWGPQGGYEGHAPRVNAAKKPGEWQTFDVVFRAPRFDSSGKKIENARFVKVIHNGVLIHENVEVTGPTRASHFTDEKPLGPLMLQGDHGPVAYRNIRLRLVTLP, from the coding sequence ATGACGAAACAGCGCGGCTTGTTTATCTCGCGGAAAATGGTTTTGGTATTCGGATCCTTGCTGGCTGTCCTGCTGCCTGCGTCTGGCGGCCGATCGGAAGAAGCGCAACCGGCGCCGGCGGCCGGTGAGAAAACAGTCGTCATCAGCATGGAGGACCTTTCGGCCTGGCGTGAGCCGCATGGAGAATGGGCCATTGTGGGCGAGGCCATGATGGACCCCCAGCAACCCCAACGACTGGCGGTGAAACCCGGTCAGGGAGTCCTCTACAACGGTCCTTCGGGAAAAACGGTGGACCTCTTCACGGTCATTGAGCACGGCGACGTCATCGCCCACATTGAATTCATGGTCCCGAAGGGATCTAATTCAGGCGTGTATTTTCAAGGGCGATATGAAATCCAGATATTTGACAGTTGGGGTGTGAAAAACCCTACGTACAGCGACTGCGGCGGGATCTACCAGCGCTGGGGCCCTCAGGGCGGTTATGAAGGACACGCCCCCCGGGTCAACGCCGCCAAAAAGCCAGGAGAGTGGCAAACTTTTGACGTTGTCTTCCGCGCTCCCCGGTTTGATTCGTCGGGCAAAAAGATCGAAAATGCTCGATTCGTGAAAGTCATCCACAACGGCGTTCTCATCCACGAGAATGTGGAAGTTACCGGCCCGACCAGAGCGTCGCATTTTACCGATGAAAAGCCGCTTGGACCGCTCATGCTCCAGGGCGATCATGGTCCGGTGGCCTACCGCAACATTCGCCTCCGGCTGGTTACCCTGCCTTGA
- a CDS encoding STN domain-containing protein: MNRSVVVSIAVLGVSVFASFANCASGQTPPTSVSRLFFASGEAFWQRLEQTTSIYWTDVPLREGLLRLAETHGVAIVLDRRCDPGEPVTLTVRQQSLRDVLSAIAHQRSCELGFLVPVVYIGPAEAANWLEIIAAQRRKELQALGRVGTAALRPSPVSWPRLSTPRNLVLQWAKEAGWQLANAEEIPHDLWPEANLPALTIADRITLVLFQFDLTYQVSETGVMTVAPLAPQNGEIKRFWVGNKTSVLAQRWEQQFPGCIVVPSGPEIVVQGPPETLRELARLASDLASSQQSRSSPNSTAAATTDPFAQRRFTVKDGRGTLEGVITQLSRQLGMEVQFDTEAARREGIRLDQLIEFRVTNATVDELWRAILEPRGLTFVRMGRTIRIFPSSHTSAR, from the coding sequence TTGAATCGTTCAGTAGTCGTTTCCATCGCCGTCCTTGGAGTGAGCGTTTTCGCGTCGTTTGCGAACTGTGCCAGCGGTCAAACTCCTCCGACCTCTGTATCACGGCTTTTCTTTGCGTCGGGAGAGGCGTTCTGGCAGCGGCTGGAGCAAACCACGAGCATCTACTGGACGGATGTACCCCTCCGCGAAGGGCTTCTTCGTCTCGCCGAAACTCATGGGGTAGCCATTGTTCTTGACCGACGGTGTGATCCTGGAGAGCCAGTGACACTCACCGTCCGCCAGCAATCCCTCCGCGATGTACTATCGGCGATCGCCCACCAGCGAAGTTGTGAGTTGGGATTCTTGGTGCCCGTTGTGTACATAGGCCCGGCGGAAGCAGCCAACTGGCTGGAAATTATTGCCGCGCAGCGGCGAAAGGAACTCCAGGCCCTGGGGCGAGTGGGTACGGCCGCCTTGCGGCCATCGCCTGTTTCCTGGCCCCGCCTGAGCACGCCCCGAAACCTGGTCCTCCAGTGGGCAAAGGAGGCAGGCTGGCAACTCGCCAACGCTGAAGAGATCCCGCACGATTTATGGCCGGAAGCAAATCTTCCTGCTCTCACCATTGCCGACCGCATCACGCTGGTCCTTTTTCAGTTCGACCTGACCTACCAGGTTAGCGAAACCGGAGTGATGACGGTTGCGCCGTTGGCGCCGCAAAATGGGGAAATAAAACGTTTTTGGGTCGGAAACAAAACCAGCGTTTTGGCTCAACGATGGGAGCAGCAATTTCCCGGCTGTATCGTCGTGCCGTCGGGGCCGGAAATCGTCGTTCAGGGACCGCCGGAAACACTCCGCGAACTGGCCCGACTGGCCTCGGACCTCGCCTCGTCGCAACAGTCGCGTTCGTCCCCAAATTCGACCGCCGCTGCTACAACGGATCCTTTCGCTCAACGCCGTTTTACAGTCAAAGACGGACGCGGCACCCTGGAAGGCGTCATCACGCAACTATCGCGGCAACTGGGAATGGAGGTCCAGTTCGATACCGAGGCGGCCAGGCGAGAGGGAATTCGGCTCGATCAACTCATTGAATTCCGAGTCACGAACGCCACGGTTGACGAACTCTGGCGAGCCATCCTGGAACCCCGAGGTCTCACCTTCGTTCGAATGGGCCGAACGATTCGAATTTTCCCCTCCTCGCACACCAGCGCACGTTGA
- the glyA gene encoding serine hydroxymethyltransferase, translating to MSDKVRTLLEKTLENHTWRQQQCINLIPSEMTPSPLVRLIQVTDPVGRYAEHNFLQQLNREVYYYQGTKFIEWVEQQLIQELGQYLGTDLVEPRLISGQTANMAVFSALVAFRNQDKKQGELERIHGVLNHHLNLGGHLSAQAMGPLRDYVARDPATGRFMIKHFPVRQDNPYQVDIEATASLLETFAPELVIFGKSMFICREPVKQVCQILSQLKQRPLVMYDAAHVLGILGPAFQDPFAEGANIVTGSTHKTFFGTQRGIIAARFDSDSPHAALWDHIRRRAFPGFLSNHHLGTLLGLLLAAMEMNTYRESYQTQVLKNAKAFARALHHCGIQVEGDPAVDYTETHQVLVRVGSHQGIEAAERLEDSNIIVNYQALPGDENFAASSGIRMGVAEMTRFGMREQDFQELAELIADVLLRGQRVADTVVKFRSRFLQMQYCFAPKNWPELTERLLATF from the coding sequence ATGTCAGATAAAGTCAGAACACTGCTCGAAAAAACTCTGGAAAATCACACCTGGCGACAGCAACAGTGCATCAACCTCATTCCCTCAGAAATGACGCCCTCCCCGCTGGTCCGCCTCATTCAGGTCACGGACCCCGTCGGGCGATATGCCGAGCATAATTTCCTTCAGCAGCTCAATCGTGAAGTGTATTACTACCAGGGAACCAAGTTTATTGAATGGGTTGAGCAGCAACTCATTCAGGAATTGGGGCAGTATCTTGGCACAGACCTTGTGGAGCCACGATTGATCAGCGGTCAAACGGCCAACATGGCCGTCTTCAGCGCCCTCGTGGCGTTCCGAAATCAAGATAAGAAGCAGGGAGAGCTGGAGCGGATTCACGGGGTCCTCAATCATCATCTCAATTTGGGTGGTCATCTGAGTGCCCAGGCGATGGGTCCCCTTCGCGACTATGTGGCACGGGATCCCGCCACCGGCCGATTCATGATCAAACATTTCCCGGTGCGGCAGGATAATCCTTATCAGGTGGATATCGAGGCAACTGCTTCTCTCCTAGAAACTTTTGCCCCCGAACTCGTCATCTTCGGGAAGAGCATGTTTATCTGCCGTGAGCCGGTGAAGCAAGTATGTCAAATCCTTTCCCAGCTCAAGCAACGCCCCCTGGTGATGTATGATGCCGCCCACGTCCTGGGTATTCTGGGGCCCGCCTTCCAAGACCCTTTCGCCGAAGGGGCGAATATTGTGACCGGCTCCACACACAAGACCTTCTTCGGAACCCAGCGGGGAATCATCGCGGCACGATTTGATTCAGACTCGCCGCACGCAGCGCTCTGGGATCACATCCGGCGGCGAGCGTTTCCTGGTTTTCTCAGCAACCATCATCTGGGCACCCTCCTCGGTCTGCTTCTGGCGGCCATGGAGATGAACACCTACCGAGAAAGCTATCAAACTCAGGTGCTCAAAAACGCCAAGGCGTTCGCCAGGGCTCTCCACCACTGTGGGATTCAGGTTGAGGGTGATCCCGCCGTGGATTACACGGAAACCCACCAGGTTTTGGTTCGCGTGGGTTCCCACCAGGGAATCGAAGCGGCAGAGCGGCTGGAGGACTCCAACATTATCGTCAATTATCAGGCCCTGCCCGGCGACGAAAACTTCGCTGCCAGTTCAGGAATTCGGATGGGCGTGGCGGAAATGACACGCTTTGGCATGCGCGAGCAGGATTTTCAGGAACTGGCTGAGCTCATCGCTGATGTGTTACTCCGCGGACAGCGCGTCGCCGATACAGTGGTCAAATTCCGCAGTCGGTTCCTTCAGATGCAATACTGCTTTGCCCCCAAAAATTGGCCGGAGCTTACTGAGAGACTCCTGGCGACATTCTAA
- a CDS encoding SDR family NAD(P)-dependent oxidoreductase produces MKHRFENKVALVTGGSRGIGRACVFQLAREGAEVWFLYQSNQLAAAAVMNDLTAEGAKVHAEQADVRDSARIQQIVEKILNARGRIDVLVNSAGVIRDGLVGTMTDEQWREVLETNLTGTFNCCRAVAQPMLSQRQGSIVNLSSTAAEFSSRGQANYAASKGGINGLTRALAKEFAPRGVRVNAVAPGMIETDMSEAVRGLAGAKIKEIIPLRRVGTPEEVAHLVAFLASDEASYITGQIIRVDGGLSLGGY; encoded by the coding sequence ATGAAGCATCGATTTGAAAACAAGGTTGCGTTAGTAACAGGGGGCTCTCGAGGAATTGGGCGGGCCTGCGTCTTTCAACTGGCCCGGGAGGGCGCAGAAGTCTGGTTTTTGTATCAGTCCAACCAGTTGGCGGCGGCAGCGGTGATGAATGATCTCACCGCCGAAGGTGCCAAAGTCCACGCTGAGCAGGCGGATGTCCGTGACTCCGCCCGGATTCAACAAATAGTTGAAAAAATCCTCAATGCGCGAGGCAGAATCGACGTATTGGTGAACTCAGCGGGCGTGATCCGCGATGGCCTCGTGGGGACAATGACCGACGAGCAATGGCGAGAAGTGCTGGAAACAAATTTGACCGGAACATTTAACTGCTGCCGGGCGGTTGCCCAGCCAATGCTTTCGCAGCGTCAGGGAAGCATTGTGAATCTGTCCAGCACGGCTGCGGAGTTTTCCTCCCGCGGGCAGGCTAATTATGCGGCTAGCAAGGGAGGCATCAATGGCCTGACGCGAGCTCTCGCCAAGGAGTTCGCTCCCCGCGGGGTCCGCGTCAATGCCGTCGCCCCCGGCATGATCGAAACTGACATGAGTGAGGCTGTCAGAGGGCTTGCCGGGGCCAAAATCAAGGAGATTATTCCGCTCCGGCGTGTCGGCACACCCGAGGAAGTCGCTCACCTGGTCGCATTCTTGGCCAGTGACGAAGCCTCCTATATCACCGGCCAGATCATTCGCGTGGATGGGGGGTTGAGCTTGGGCGGCTATTGA
- the gcvT gene encoding glycine cleavage system aminomethyltransferase GcvT — translation MQKLSESLESSVTPLTCTPLADWHREHGARMTSFAGWNMPLHFSSGILQEHLGVRKFGGLFDISHMGRFRITGPDAVTFLRRVLTNDAARLELWQAQYTILAQEDGSALDDAYLFRFPDGYCLVVNAANTEQDWHHLKEHAKGLSVALEDITGTTGMLAVQGPRTEELLQKLLTEGQLLPPARNSVSEAGLLDIDLRISRTGYTGEPVGFELFLPAEHTLRVWEGLVEAGESLGIRPVGLGARDTLRLEAGLTLFGHELGLAPDGTPIPVFAAPSASVAVNLAPDRGDFIGRRALEAQSAAYRSYRQGTTHPHESLPRLIRPLAILGPGVARQGDEVYWHGQKVGWVTSGTVVPYWVFTGEEANAVPTEKTARRAIALAYLNAEVPQEAFVEVNVRGRTLPARVVRRHGRSDLPPYFRPIIVQ, via the coding sequence ATGCAAAAACTTTCTGAATCCCTGGAGTCAAGCGTGACGCCCCTCACGTGTACACCTCTCGCTGATTGGCATAGAGAGCATGGTGCCCGTATGACGAGTTTTGCCGGATGGAACATGCCTTTGCACTTCTCATCCGGTATCCTTCAGGAACACCTCGGTGTTCGAAAGTTTGGTGGTCTCTTTGACATCAGCCACATGGGCCGCTTTCGAATAACCGGGCCAGACGCTGTGACATTCCTGCGTCGTGTACTGACAAATGACGCGGCACGGCTCGAACTGTGGCAAGCTCAGTACACCATTCTGGCCCAAGAAGACGGATCTGCCCTGGACGATGCGTACCTTTTCCGATTTCCGGATGGCTATTGCCTGGTTGTGAACGCCGCCAACACCGAACAGGATTGGCACCATTTGAAGGAGCACGCGAAAGGCTTATCCGTAGCACTGGAAGATATAACAGGCACAACGGGAATGCTGGCGGTTCAGGGACCTCGAACGGAAGAACTCCTGCAAAAGCTGCTTACGGAGGGTCAACTGCTACCCCCTGCCCGAAACAGTGTCTCCGAAGCCGGGCTGCTGGATATTGATCTCCGCATTTCCCGAACAGGATACACGGGGGAACCGGTGGGTTTTGAACTGTTTTTACCGGCCGAGCATACGCTCCGCGTGTGGGAAGGACTGGTGGAAGCAGGAGAGTCGCTGGGAATCCGACCTGTAGGATTGGGGGCGAGGGACACGCTCCGCCTGGAAGCCGGTTTGACACTTTTCGGGCACGAACTGGGCCTGGCTCCCGATGGCACCCCTATACCCGTCTTCGCTGCGCCTTCTGCTAGCGTGGCCGTCAATCTTGCGCCGGATCGTGGTGACTTCATCGGACGACGCGCCCTGGAGGCCCAGTCGGCCGCCTATCGGAGTTATCGCCAGGGGACGACACACCCTCACGAGAGTTTGCCGCGGTTGATTCGGCCTCTCGCGATTCTCGGCCCCGGAGTTGCCCGACAGGGTGACGAGGTGTACTGGCACGGCCAGAAAGTGGGTTGGGTGACCAGCGGCACAGTGGTACCGTACTGGGTGTTTACAGGCGAAGAAGCCAATGCGGTTCCCACGGAGAAGACGGCACGACGGGCGATCGCCCTGGCATATCTCAACGCGGAAGTCCCGCAAGAGGCTTTTGTGGAGGTAAATGTCCGCGGTCGCACACTTCCCGCCCGTGTTGTACGGCGGCATGGCCGAAGCGATCTTCCTCCGTACTTTCGACCTATTATTGTGCAGTGA
- a CDS encoding nitroreductase family protein, with translation MDVFEAIEKRYSYRGPFKDVPVPREHLRKIVEAGIRAPSGKNAQTTSFVIVDDPQLIQRIASLFENKPVCITAKAMIVCVTDPRPVMGNVSFHIEDCAAAVENMLLAITALGYATVWIDGALRYNRIAERIGEMLGVPAELQVRVLLPIGIPAEPGQQREKLPFEKRAWFNRWGATQ, from the coding sequence ATGGATGTCTTTGAAGCCATCGAGAAGCGCTACAGTTATCGCGGACCTTTCAAGGATGTTCCGGTCCCCCGAGAACACCTGCGGAAAATCGTGGAGGCGGGTATCCGTGCACCCTCGGGGAAGAACGCGCAGACCACGAGTTTTGTGATTGTGGACGATCCGCAGCTCATTCAGCGGATTGCTTCACTCTTCGAAAACAAACCTGTTTGCATCACGGCCAAAGCCATGATCGTGTGTGTTACGGATCCCCGTCCCGTGATGGGGAATGTTTCCTTTCATATCGAGGACTGTGCTGCGGCCGTGGAAAACATGCTTCTGGCCATCACAGCGCTTGGGTACGCAACGGTGTGGATTGACGGAGCCCTCCGCTACAACCGGATTGCCGAACGAATCGGGGAAATGTTGGGCGTTCCCGCCGAGCTCCAGGTGCGGGTCCTTTTGCCCATCGGTATACCAGCGGAGCCCGGACAACAGAGGGAAAAACTCCCATTTGAAAAACGTGCCTGGTTCAACCGTTGGGGAGCAACGCAATAA
- a CDS encoding DUF11 domain-containing protein, translating to MRLTVLFLSIILACTLGHPLALSDTPDRPLGLLDRIENFGERIFPGKRPAKKTQTANMQTEAGEASSRRAGSAFVDEERSPLTPRPDPVVSGTVPRNSVPTDAPAAGESSTRSSTSPTRSGEPHLAQPVSDSGTKDFGVPTVPPRPTLATVGDEALPSSSRPPLYQRLLDYRQSPFTSNRTLEAPQAAPSQTVIDKSTPGLQPPAQPTEPESPVPTMVNSAQVAPTGQPGRSPATLASQTSTPEGGSPATATVDQAARSLLSSSSGIAPQTVAAQPVEVESAQVRPQRPTVGRSPAAQTPLSVQASVQNMPRVSGNSRDVSSSPTGNVGRTPNGQTSAEERGTGTNSPTLAKSPTPAQSSKDFTSAVPTPARPADHRTVGTVSGVLNGPVLVVDTVGPESITLGKPGSYEIHLKNQGGREANAVRVTVAIPRWAEVVGYEASAGDTTATPDASGTALVWTLPVIGAGKTEKLSLQLIPRGSQTIDLAIQYTFAPPRTEAKIEVREPKLQVHVEGPQEVLFGRSEVYRLVVSNVGTADAEDVTVAIQPLNKSQKDPITQLLGSLAPGQKRVIELELVARETGKMLLSVDATAVGNVAAHADHEIAIVKPDLSVSLTGPSLQFVGQSDEYVVHVENPGTAPAENVRIQLRYSSALEPVRKALQGARIDGRVISWTIPSLPPGEKQSFQIPCQFLADGEARLMVDGVAEGGLTAQSSLVTVVQAVPNLVLHVEDPGRPLPVGQEGTYRIVVENKGSKAAADVFVVGFFSEGIEPFAAEGAPHRILPGQVVFDKIEQLAPGQKLVLTIRAKAQESGNHIFRAEVRCASSATQLAFETTTHYFDPVLATRPPAAQPSQVR from the coding sequence ATGAGGCTGACCGTTCTTTTCCTTTCGATTATTTTGGCGTGCACGCTGGGTCATCCTTTGGCATTGAGCGACACGCCGGATCGGCCTCTGGGGCTGCTGGACCGAATTGAAAACTTCGGCGAAAGAATCTTTCCCGGTAAACGACCGGCAAAGAAAACCCAGACCGCCAATATGCAAACCGAGGCAGGGGAAGCTTCCTCAAGGCGGGCGGGCTCAGCTTTCGTTGATGAAGAGAGGAGTCCGCTCACTCCGCGACCGGACCCGGTGGTGAGTGGCACCGTACCCCGCAACTCGGTCCCTACCGATGCGCCCGCCGCAGGTGAGTCATCGACGCGAAGTTCGACATCACCAACCCGGTCGGGCGAACCGCATCTCGCTCAACCGGTTTCCGACTCTGGCACTAAGGATTTTGGTGTACCCACTGTGCCTCCCCGGCCCACACTGGCCACGGTCGGCGACGAAGCCCTGCCTTCTAGTTCGCGCCCACCGCTCTATCAGCGATTGTTGGACTACCGGCAATCCCCGTTTACCTCGAACCGAACTCTCGAGGCGCCGCAGGCTGCACCGTCTCAAACGGTGATTGACAAGAGTACACCGGGCCTTCAACCGCCGGCGCAGCCCACGGAGCCGGAATCGCCTGTCCCCACAATGGTCAATTCAGCGCAAGTGGCCCCGACGGGACAACCAGGCCGTTCACCAGCAACACTCGCGAGCCAGACAAGCACGCCTGAGGGGGGAAGCCCGGCGACCGCCACGGTTGATCAGGCGGCGCGCAGCCTGCTGTCCTCAAGCAGTGGAATCGCTCCGCAGACCGTGGCCGCGCAACCGGTCGAAGTCGAATCAGCCCAAGTCCGCCCGCAGCGGCCAACTGTTGGTAGGTCTCCAGCCGCGCAGACCCCGTTATCGGTGCAAGCGTCTGTCCAAAACATGCCTCGGGTTTCAGGCAACTCGCGCGATGTGAGCTCTTCACCTACCGGAAACGTAGGACGCACACCAAACGGGCAAACATCGGCGGAGGAACGTGGTACGGGGACGAACTCACCCACTCTGGCAAAATCTCCCACTCCAGCGCAGAGCAGCAAAGATTTCACCTCTGCGGTGCCGACACCTGCGAGGCCAGCGGATCATCGGACGGTTGGAACCGTTTCCGGCGTTTTGAACGGACCTGTTCTCGTCGTGGACACAGTGGGGCCGGAAAGCATCACTTTGGGAAAACCTGGGAGTTATGAGATCCACCTGAAAAACCAGGGCGGGCGCGAAGCGAACGCCGTTCGCGTCACCGTTGCGATCCCGCGGTGGGCCGAGGTGGTCGGTTATGAAGCCTCTGCAGGGGACACGACGGCAACTCCAGACGCCAGTGGTACTGCACTGGTGTGGACGCTCCCGGTGATCGGGGCAGGCAAAACGGAAAAGCTTTCTTTGCAGTTAATTCCGCGGGGAAGCCAAACCATCGATCTGGCGATTCAGTACACGTTTGCCCCGCCGCGTACGGAGGCGAAAATCGAAGTTCGGGAACCCAAACTCCAGGTGCATGTGGAAGGCCCCCAAGAGGTCCTGTTTGGACGTTCTGAAGTGTATCGCCTGGTTGTTTCCAATGTTGGTACGGCCGACGCGGAAGACGTCACGGTTGCCATTCAACCACTGAACAAGTCGCAAAAGGACCCCATCACGCAGCTCCTGGGCAGTCTTGCGCCGGGACAGAAACGCGTCATCGAACTGGAGTTGGTCGCTCGTGAAACGGGGAAAATGCTCTTGAGCGTTGACGCCACGGCAGTTGGAAACGTTGCGGCCCACGCTGATCACGAGATCGCAATCGTCAAACCGGATTTGAGCGTATCGCTCACCGGCCCGAGCCTGCAGTTCGTTGGTCAAAGCGACGAGTACGTTGTGCACGTGGAGAACCCCGGGACTGCTCCTGCAGAAAATGTGCGAATCCAGCTTCGTTATTCGAGTGCGCTCGAGCCGGTTCGAAAGGCGTTACAAGGGGCGCGAATTGACGGGCGTGTCATCAGTTGGACAATCCCGTCCCTTCCGCCTGGAGAAAAACAGAGCTTTCAGATACCCTGTCAGTTTCTGGCGGATGGTGAGGCACGCCTGATGGTGGATGGTGTGGCAGAAGGGGGGCTGACGGCTCAATCCTCCTTGGTGACGGTAGTCCAAGCTGTGCCCAACCTGGTGCTTCACGTGGAAGACCCGGGCCGACCCCTGCCCGTGGGACAGGAAGGGACGTACCGCATCGTGGTCGAGAACAAAGGGAGTAAAGCGGCGGCCGACGTCTTTGTGGTTGGCTTTTTCTCGGAAGGGATCGAGCCCTTTGCAGCGGAAGGAGCCCCCCACAGGATCCTTCCTGGTCAAGTGGTGTTTGACAAAATTGAACAACTTGCGCCCGGCCAAAAGCTCGTGCTTACCATTCGGGCGAAAGCCCAGGAATCCGGCAATCACATCTTCCGGGCGGAGGTTCGCTGCGCTAGCTCAGCAACCCAACTGGCTTTTGAGACGACTACCCATTACTTCGATCCGGTGCTTGCCACGCGGCCTCCCGCGGCACAGCCTTCGCAGGTTCGCTGA
- a CDS encoding 3-hydroxyacyl-ACP dehydratase FabZ family protein yields MRFSLVDRIIDVKPGKEITAVKALSLCEEYLADHFPNFPVLPGVLMLEALTQSAAWLVRITEDFAHSIVVLKEAKRVRFGQFVEPGQVLQVRVEILRDDGRLTEVQAEGMLNGKTTVSARLVMERYNLAERDPTCANLDDSVKRDMRKLLSLLLAGGKMPNSEPPKNTDPFAGSRSVAQSVMSKSS; encoded by the coding sequence ATGCGGTTTTCACTGGTTGACAGGATTATCGACGTCAAGCCTGGCAAAGAGATTACCGCGGTAAAAGCGCTCTCGCTTTGCGAAGAGTACCTCGCGGACCACTTTCCTAACTTTCCTGTTTTGCCCGGCGTGCTCATGCTGGAGGCTCTCACCCAGTCCGCCGCATGGCTGGTGCGAATCACCGAAGACTTTGCCCACAGTATCGTGGTGCTGAAAGAGGCAAAACGTGTCCGCTTTGGACAATTTGTAGAGCCAGGCCAGGTGCTGCAGGTGAGAGTCGAAATCCTCCGAGACGATGGCCGGCTCACCGAAGTCCAGGCAGAAGGGATGCTCAACGGCAAAACCACCGTGAGCGCACGCCTTGTTATGGAGCGATACAACCTGGCCGAGCGTGATCCCACCTGCGCAAATTTGGACGATTCGGTAAAACGGGACATGAGGAAACTGCTGAGCTTGCTGCTGGCTGGTGGAAAAATGCCCAACAGCGAGCCCCCCAAAAATACAGATCCCTTTGCGGGATCGCGCTCCGTCGCTCAGTCGGTCATGTCCAAAAGCTCGTGA